Proteins found in one Candidatus Rokuibacteriota bacterium genomic segment:
- a CDS encoding branched-chain amino acid ABC transporter permease, which translates to MIDPIFIAEAALNGLLLGGVMALLALGLNLIFGVLDIVWIAYVELVMLCMYLVYFLVTGYGWPIWLGGLASVALGAVLGVAVHLLIISPILTSAAINQFLATGGLLFFLQSFATFLWTTDHRTVRLNLPIIEVAGMFLSFARLIAFVVAI; encoded by the coding sequence GTGATCGATCCGATCTTCATCGCGGAGGCGGCGCTCAACGGCCTCCTGCTGGGCGGGGTGATGGCGCTCCTGGCGCTGGGCCTCAACCTGATCTTCGGTGTCCTCGACATCGTCTGGATCGCCTACGTGGAGCTCGTCATGCTGTGCATGTACCTGGTCTACTTCCTGGTGACGGGCTACGGCTGGCCGATCTGGCTCGGCGGGCTCGCCTCGGTGGCACTCGGGGCCGTCCTGGGTGTCGCCGTGCACCTGCTGATCATCTCCCCGATCCTGACCAGCGCCGCCATCAACCAGTTCCTGGCCACAGGCGGGCTCCTCTTCTTCCTCCAGTCCTTCGCCACCTTTCTCTGGACCACCGACCACCGGACGGTGCGCCTGAATCTGCCCATCATCGAGGTGGCCGGGATGTTCCTCTCCTTCGCTCGGCTGATCGCCTTCGTCGTGGCGATC